One part of the Mycolicibacterium aromaticivorans JS19b1 = JCM 16368 genome encodes these proteins:
- a CDS encoding MlaD family protein, producing the protein MHPDADESLLMSAIRAPRLARTALATVVAAMMITVGSSCSPASRESAVSYCAIMPDTIGLYVGNPVTQMGYPIGTVTAISAGNTNVRVVFSVTERRQLPADVKAVIRSPSILADRSLELVGNYSGGPQLTPGGCVPLERSVSPKTVSEVIGSANTFLAAINPDGSTNIKDTVQGLDRLTHNNGAAAGRLLTTTSALLDSPDQSISDIGSIVENLSELTTAVKEMSGPLKQALLDARTTTPDLAKAVDGASRLAGGPYELGTLNPLIETVAVLETRLGDTTQLTLDTAGATLRKLSPHANAFAGLFDPVPWWINNLANHYNAHQFSFFNIAYRPPMFRVPTHDGQALCGAMNSAMPGSCADVNGQPYAVDVSLLQYVLMQASHH; encoded by the coding sequence GTGCATCCCGATGCCGACGAGTCTCTGCTGATGTCGGCGATCAGGGCGCCCAGATTGGCGCGTACGGCTCTCGCGACAGTTGTTGCGGCGATGATGATCACAGTCGGGTCGTCCTGCTCGCCGGCGTCTCGGGAGTCCGCCGTGTCGTACTGCGCGATCATGCCCGACACCATCGGACTCTACGTCGGAAACCCGGTCACCCAGATGGGATACCCCATCGGCACGGTGACGGCGATCTCGGCCGGCAACACCAATGTCCGTGTTGTGTTCTCGGTGACCGAGCGACGGCAATTGCCCGCCGACGTGAAGGCTGTGATCCGGTCGCCGTCGATTCTGGCCGATCGCTCTCTGGAGTTGGTGGGGAACTACTCCGGCGGACCCCAGCTGACACCTGGCGGCTGCGTCCCGCTCGAGCGCTCGGTCTCGCCGAAGACAGTGTCCGAGGTGATCGGGTCCGCGAACACCTTTCTCGCCGCGATCAACCCCGACGGATCAACCAACATCAAAGACACTGTGCAGGGCCTGGACCGGCTGACCCACAACAACGGTGCGGCCGCTGGGCGTCTGCTGACCACGACCTCAGCATTGCTCGACAGCCCGGACCAGTCGATCAGCGATATCGGGTCGATAGTGGAGAACCTCAGTGAGCTGACCACGGCAGTCAAGGAGATGTCAGGCCCGCTCAAACAAGCGCTATTGGATGCGCGTACGACGACACCCGATCTCGCGAAGGCGGTGGACGGCGCGTCACGGCTTGCGGGTGGACCCTACGAACTGGGAACCCTCAATCCCTTGATCGAAACCGTTGCTGTTCTGGAGACCAGACTCGGTGACACCACCCAGCTCACGCTGGACACGGCCGGTGCCACCCTGCGCAAACTCAGTCCGCACGCGAATGCGTTCGCCGGTCTTTTCGACCCGGTGCCGTGGTGGATCAACAATCTGGCGAACCACTACAACGCTCATCAATTCAGCTTCTTCAACATCGCCTATCGCCCACCGATGTTCAGGGTGCCGACCCATGACGGGCAGGCGCTGTGCGGCGCGATGAACTCGGCGATGCCCGGCAGCTGCGCTGACGTCAACGGACAGCCGTATGCCGTGGATGTGTCGCTGCTCCAGTACGTGCTGATGCAAGCGAGCCACCACTGA
- a CDS encoding MlaD family protein — protein sequence MKLLRSSMFWGVTTLALLLVLGLTAALLYISPPGEKMVVFYTDDAASVRPGDSVRIAGIPVGKVKDLSLEPAQIKVRATVEKEAFVGDRSQIQVRMLTIVGGYYVDLISLGDKPLADRAIPQERVTMPYSLMRALTDATKVTDHVDPQPIHDSLDQIQRGLTGTNVETLSAVIDAGNSLTSTMERQRGQISSILNLSDEYIQTLSGYRGKLQELVSKISILEQTLVLYGKGFGAALSGMGDISDAVLVPFGRFWVNHRDEFIEKVREWQDSFRRWADNNSRIIPRLRRVREKIERVLDAQNARPELLATDLCIPMPTSLC from the coding sequence CTGAAGCTACTTCGGAGTTCCATGTTCTGGGGCGTGACGACGCTCGCTCTGCTTCTGGTCCTGGGGTTGACGGCGGCACTGCTCTACATCAGCCCGCCCGGCGAGAAGATGGTGGTGTTCTACACGGACGATGCGGCATCGGTACGGCCCGGTGACTCGGTGCGGATCGCCGGCATACCGGTCGGAAAAGTCAAGGACCTCTCGCTGGAACCCGCTCAAATCAAGGTCAGGGCGACGGTGGAGAAAGAGGCCTTTGTGGGGGACCGCTCCCAGATCCAGGTTCGCATGCTCACAATTGTCGGCGGCTACTACGTAGACCTCATCTCGCTTGGTGACAAACCGCTGGCGGACAGGGCAATTCCACAGGAGCGCGTGACGATGCCCTACAGCCTGATGCGTGCACTGACCGACGCGACCAAGGTGACCGATCATGTCGACCCGCAACCGATCCACGACTCGCTGGACCAGATCCAGCGCGGACTCACGGGTACGAATGTCGAGACCCTGTCCGCGGTCATCGACGCTGGCAATTCGCTGACCAGCACGATGGAGCGTCAGCGGGGGCAGATCTCCTCGATCCTCAACCTGTCCGATGAGTACATCCAGACACTAAGTGGCTATCGAGGCAAGCTGCAGGAACTGGTGTCCAAGATCTCCATTCTCGAGCAGACCCTCGTCCTGTACGGCAAGGGATTCGGTGCCGCGCTCAGTGGTATGGGCGACATCTCAGACGCCGTGCTGGTGCCTTTCGGCCGCTTTTGGGTCAACCATCGTGACGAGTTCATCGAGAAAGTACGCGAGTGGCAGGACAGCTTCCGCCGATGGGCCGACAACAACAGCAGGATCATTCCCAGATTGCGCCGGGTCCGAGAGAAGATCGAGCGAGTGCTGGACGCGCAGAACGCGCGACCGGAGCTGCTTGCCACCGACCTGTGCATCCCGATGCCGACGAGTCTCTGCTGA
- a CDS encoding MlaD family protein, with translation MMKPISALWRFALSAALAGVVFVLIVNVLRQPVAAETHSYTACFTDVSGLHVDSDIRVRGVRVGKVKSIALERDAGQSIAVVDLSLDNHYLVVPQTRLAVKYQALTGLRYIDVTNPSLDPHAQNVVTRIPLAMTQPSFDITTLFNGLQPALATLSPDQIDTFTSNVASFLSGDGSGLAPMLDSIRTLTEFVSNRQQVVATLIANLTSIADVFGGHSRDFVQVLEWLNRPIDAAISVLDEFRKSELYGPGFTAAAVRLLQNAGFSPGHADIDKGFDRAITVFDDYSDAFKRIPVLWDNVEPPPPPGTPVPCSKGPAQLPQSLDVLLNGQRVILCNR, from the coding sequence GTGATGAAGCCGATAAGCGCACTGTGGCGGTTTGCTCTGAGCGCCGCCCTGGCCGGGGTGGTGTTCGTCCTGATCGTCAACGTTCTACGCCAGCCCGTCGCCGCTGAAACGCATTCGTACACAGCATGTTTCACCGACGTCTCCGGACTGCACGTCGACTCCGACATACGCGTCAGGGGTGTGCGGGTCGGGAAGGTGAAGTCGATCGCACTGGAGCGCGACGCCGGTCAGAGCATCGCGGTGGTCGACCTGAGCCTGGACAACCACTATCTCGTGGTGCCCCAGACGCGTCTCGCTGTGAAGTACCAGGCGCTGACCGGATTGCGCTACATCGACGTCACCAACCCTTCACTGGACCCGCACGCCCAGAACGTGGTCACCCGCATTCCGCTCGCGATGACGCAGCCGTCGTTCGACATCACGACCCTCTTCAACGGACTGCAGCCCGCGCTCGCCACATTGAGCCCCGATCAGATCGACACCTTCACGTCCAACGTGGCTTCCTTCCTCTCCGGTGACGGGAGTGGCCTTGCGCCGATGCTCGACAGCATCCGCACGCTGACCGAGTTCGTGTCCAATCGGCAGCAGGTTGTTGCTACCCTGATAGCCAACCTCACCTCGATCGCGGATGTATTCGGCGGCCATTCGCGGGATTTCGTACAGGTACTGGAATGGTTGAACAGGCCGATCGATGCCGCGATCTCGGTACTCGACGAATTCCGCAAGTCGGAGCTGTATGGTCCGGGATTCACCGCCGCGGCCGTGCGCCTGCTGCAGAACGCGGGATTCAGTCCGGGTCACGCCGACATCGATAAGGGATTCGACCGTGCCATAACGGTTTTCGACGATTACAGTGATGCGTTCAAACGCATTCCCGTTCTGTGGGACAACGTCGAACCGCCGCCACCGCCCGGTACGCCGGTGCCATGTTCGAAAGGGCCTGCGCAACTTCCGCAGAGCCTGGACGTGCTGTTGAACGGTCAGCGGGTGATTCTGTGCAACCGCTGA
- a CDS encoding MlaD family protein yields the protein MTAEAERRRLILIGVALTTSVAVVLAVVIASPFGARPTNDISVKLDLPYVGQGVSAGTPVMMHGVKIGSVTAVSSLPNGDVRLDADLQSGPTTGLTDSLGMDFRPANYFGVTSINLIAGDGGGPLRNGTHITTVPKGNFTLQALLSRLGEITGGVVTPQLISVVDRATRYTDGLNPLIETLVTTANAITTVQKVSTEQLLRNATGVTVALPSFVDNATAAGYDINQGSGFVTFNVSNESALPGQGIDVRPGQPQSEEFWRTRSVATLDVVANSFFGAIGKLLSSHPRELLPAVGLVNTMADPVPALVAPTGVAETLVELRTRFEKLYGGTPEQRALQVHIVLDNLPGVQAPIDAMGGP from the coding sequence ATGACGGCCGAGGCCGAGAGGCGCAGGCTGATCCTGATCGGCGTCGCGTTGACGACCTCCGTCGCGGTGGTGCTTGCGGTGGTGATTGCCAGCCCCTTCGGCGCACGTCCAACCAACGACATCTCGGTCAAATTGGATCTGCCTTATGTGGGCCAGGGCGTTTCGGCCGGCACACCGGTGATGATGCACGGCGTCAAGATCGGCAGTGTCACCGCTGTCTCGAGCCTGCCGAATGGCGACGTCCGGCTGGACGCCGACCTCCAGTCAGGTCCCACAACAGGATTGACCGACTCCTTGGGCATGGACTTCCGTCCGGCCAACTACTTCGGCGTCACCAGTATCAATCTCATCGCGGGCGACGGCGGCGGACCACTACGCAATGGCACCCACATCACCACCGTGCCGAAGGGGAATTTCACACTGCAGGCGTTGTTGTCACGGCTCGGTGAGATCACGGGCGGTGTCGTCACTCCGCAACTCATCAGCGTCGTCGACCGGGCGACACGCTACACCGACGGACTCAACCCGCTCATCGAAACTCTGGTCACGACCGCGAACGCCATTACGACCGTGCAAAAGGTCAGCACCGAGCAACTCCTTCGGAACGCGACGGGTGTTACGGTGGCGCTGCCGTCATTCGTCGACAATGCCACCGCCGCCGGATATGACATCAATCAGGGCTCGGGCTTCGTGACGTTCAACGTCTCCAACGAGTCAGCCCTTCCGGGGCAGGGGATCGATGTGCGACCCGGACAGCCCCAGTCCGAGGAGTTCTGGCGCACCAGGTCGGTGGCAACCCTTGACGTGGTGGCGAATTCGTTCTTCGGTGCGATCGGCAAGCTGTTGTCCTCCCATCCCCGTGAGCTGCTTCCGGCGGTGGGGTTGGTCAATACCATGGCAGATCCGGTCCCCGCTTTGGTCGCCCCCACGGGAGTGGCCGAAACCCTGGTGGAACTTCGCACCCGGTTCGAAAAACTCTACGGCGGAACGCCGGAACAGCGGGCGCTGCAAGTGCACATCGTGCTCGACAACCTGCCGGGCGTACAAGCCCCGATCGACGCGATGGGTGGCCCGTGA
- a CDS encoding ABC transporter permease: protein MHRPVSALAETFRTTGQWAAFIAQTIWLLPITVRRYRRETLQVVNNLAWGRGSVVVDGGVISVLAILGVTVGAIVAIEAFATLNLIGLGPLAGVIGGWGNVREMAPLVAGVAFASQAGCRMTAEIGSMRIADEIDAAEAMGLRSIPFVVGTRVIGGLVCVVPGFLLTLVVSFITSDTVIRVLYGQPGGTYNHYFVQFLTPSDIAYSLLKAVVYCTAVTLIHCYYGYFASGGPVGVGEASGRAIRASLVIIMVLDLATTILLWGLRPQFVFKG from the coding sequence GTGCATCGACCTGTCTCCGCTCTGGCGGAGACATTCCGAACCACAGGGCAGTGGGCGGCCTTCATTGCGCAGACCATCTGGCTGCTCCCGATCACGGTGCGCCGCTACCGGCGCGAGACCCTTCAGGTCGTCAACAACCTGGCCTGGGGCCGTGGATCGGTGGTTGTCGACGGTGGCGTGATCAGTGTGCTGGCCATCCTCGGTGTGACCGTCGGCGCCATCGTCGCCATCGAAGCCTTCGCCACGCTGAACCTGATCGGTCTGGGTCCGTTGGCCGGCGTCATCGGCGGATGGGGCAACGTGCGCGAGATGGCGCCGCTGGTGGCCGGGGTCGCCTTTGCGTCCCAGGCGGGGTGCCGCATGACAGCCGAGATCGGCTCCATGCGGATCGCCGATGAGATCGACGCCGCGGAAGCAATGGGATTGAGGTCGATTCCCTTTGTCGTCGGCACCCGAGTCATCGGTGGACTGGTCTGTGTCGTACCGGGATTCCTGCTGACGCTTGTGGTCAGCTTCATCACTTCCGACACGGTGATTCGGGTGCTTTACGGCCAACCCGGAGGAACCTACAACCACTATTTCGTGCAGTTTCTCACCCCGTCCGACATTGCGTACTCGCTGTTGAAAGCAGTCGTCTACTGCACGGCGGTGACGCTCATCCATTGCTATTACGGATACTTCGCGTCGGGGGGACCCGTCGGAGTCGGGGAGGCGTCCGGCCGGGCGATCCGTGCCAGCCTCGTCATCATCATGGTGCTGGATCTCGCGACGACCATCCTGCTCTGGGGCCTGCGACCACAGTTCGTCTTCAAAGGCTAA
- a CDS encoding MlaE family ABC transporter permease, whose product MGEFVTVLNHPPRQRADTAPPPPAEPSRRRGGFAAARAAGRRLVSKLTAIPVRSAGTTGRCVILGAKVIRYSVTDTLSLRLPFGELIIQAWSLLKVTALPAVLMAIPFGAMVAVQLSGLVNEVGANSLVGSATGVAVLRQGAPVTAGLLMGGAAASAIASDFGARAIREELDALRTLGIDPVRRLVVPRFLALLLITPILVVIVIAMGVGAAFLIATLVNDVTPGSFWLSFGSFAKMIDVWFTLGKGFAFATIVAVISSQRGMEARGGPRGVADAVNASVVLNVLLIVVVNLAITQIQTMFFPMAVA is encoded by the coding sequence ATCGGTGAGTTTGTGACTGTTCTGAATCACCCTCCCCGGCAACGGGCTGACACGGCACCGCCGCCTCCCGCCGAGCCGAGTCGACGGCGTGGGGGGTTTGCGGCTGCGCGAGCGGCCGGCCGCAGGCTGGTCTCGAAGCTCACCGCCATCCCCGTGCGCAGTGCGGGGACAACGGGACGCTGCGTCATCCTGGGAGCCAAAGTCATCCGCTATTCGGTGACCGACACGCTCTCGTTGCGTCTGCCGTTCGGCGAACTGATCATCCAGGCGTGGTCGTTGCTGAAAGTGACTGCGCTGCCCGCCGTACTCATGGCTATACCGTTCGGCGCGATGGTGGCGGTGCAGCTGTCCGGGCTGGTCAACGAGGTGGGAGCCAATTCGCTCGTCGGGTCGGCGACAGGTGTTGCGGTGCTCAGGCAGGGCGCTCCGGTCACCGCGGGACTGCTGATGGGTGGCGCTGCCGCCTCGGCGATCGCATCCGATTTCGGTGCGCGGGCGATACGCGAGGAACTCGATGCGCTGCGGACCCTGGGCATCGATCCGGTGCGACGGTTGGTGGTACCTCGCTTCCTGGCGCTTCTGTTGATCACACCCATTCTGGTTGTCATCGTCATTGCGATGGGCGTCGGAGCTGCGTTTCTGATCGCCACTCTGGTCAATGACGTCACACCCGGGAGCTTCTGGCTGTCGTTCGGATCATTCGCCAAGATGATCGATGTCTGGTTCACCCTCGGCAAAGGCTTTGCCTTCGCCACGATCGTCGCGGTGATCTCGTCCCAGCGAGGGATGGAAGCACGAGGTGGTCCACGCGGCGTTGCTGACGCCGTCAACGCATCGGTGGTGCTCAATGTGCTCCTCATCGTCGTCGTCAATCTGGCGATCACTCAGATACAGACGATGTTCTTCCCGATGGCGGTCGCGTAG
- a CDS encoding TetR/AcrR family transcriptional regulator codes for MTRRTPPPRRAVEPATDDGGTLSKSALTRARIMDAAAHVLSTKGYAGLRLTDVAASAELQAPAIYYYYPSRDDLIEEVMWAGIADMREHVGAALDALPDGTPPLDCLLTAVEAHLRHELEISDYTTAAVRNAGQVPLAIRKRQIREEERYGEMWRRILNELARERSLPSEFDPYVVQMLILGALNWAVEWWDPRRGSVDAVVANAQYLIRSGLSGRSVR; via the coding sequence ATGACCAGGCGGACCCCTCCCCCGCGGCGTGCCGTCGAACCTGCGACCGACGACGGCGGCACACTCTCGAAATCCGCATTGACCCGGGCCCGGATCATGGATGCCGCCGCACATGTGCTGTCCACCAAGGGATATGCGGGCCTGCGACTCACCGACGTCGCCGCAAGTGCCGAACTGCAGGCGCCGGCGATCTACTACTACTACCCTTCTCGCGACGACCTCATCGAAGAAGTGATGTGGGCCGGCATCGCCGATATGCGTGAGCACGTCGGCGCAGCGCTGGACGCACTGCCCGACGGAACACCGCCACTGGATTGTCTGCTCACGGCAGTGGAGGCCCACCTGCGCCACGAACTGGAGATCTCCGACTACACCACCGCCGCCGTGCGCAACGCGGGACAGGTTCCGCTCGCCATCCGCAAACGGCAGATCCGCGAGGAGGAACGCTACGGCGAGATGTGGCGCAGAATCCTCAACGAACTCGCACGAGAACGCAGCCTGCCCAGCGAATTCGACCCCTACGTCGTGCAGATGCTGATACTCGGCGCGCTGAACTGGGCGGTGGAGTGGTGGGATCCCCGACGCGGCTCCGTCGATGCGGTCGTCGCGAACGCCCAGTACCTCATCCGATCCGGCCTTTCCGGCAGATCCGTGCGATAA